A window from Gossypium raimondii isolate GPD5lz chromosome 7, ASM2569854v1, whole genome shotgun sequence encodes these proteins:
- the LOC105796334 gene encoding EH domain-containing protein 1-like isoform X1, with translation MSSFAPNISTKGFSDLYQKTTGIDLWNSFFSSLLFCRTLEVTQRKTSTVFSSAMEIGIGRIGSCSKEHQKIYQEWFNFADSDNDGRITGNDAIKFFGMSNLPRPDLKQVWATADSKRQGFLGFKEFVFAMQLVSLAQEGHQISHDFLNVDFENIRPPVMEGLDTLIMRKKQSSKSSSLESNDIFVLCDFNYRRLKEIVPSEVEAFRSYISF, from the exons aTGAGTTCCTTTGCCCCCAACATCTC GACAAAAGGGTTTTCCGATCTATACCAAAAGACCACAGGGATTGATCTATGGAATTCCTTTTTCAGCagt CTTCTCTTTTGTCGAACGCTTGAAGTAACTCAAAGAAAAACATCTACAGTTTTCTCTTCAGCAATGGAGATTGGGATCGGTCGGATCGGTTCCTGCTCTAAAGAACACCAGAAAATTTATCAAGAGTGGTTCAACTTTGCTGATTCAG ATAATGATGGACGCATTACTGGAAATGATGCAATCAAATTTTTTGGTATGTCAAATTTACCGAGACCAGATCTCAAGCAG GTGTGGGCAACTGCTGATTCTAAGAGACAGGGATTTCTTGGTTTCAAAGAATTTGTTTTTGCTATGCAG CTGGTTTCGCTGGCGCAAGAAGGTCATCAAATATCACATGATTTCCTGAATG TAGACTTTGAGAATATTAGACCTCCTGTAATGGAAGGCTTAGATACATTAATCATG AGAAAGAAACAATCTTCAAAGTCAAGTAGCCTTGAAAGCAATG ATATCTTTGTCCTCTGTGACTTCAATTATAGGCGGCTTAAAGAGATTGTACCTTCAGAAGTTGAAGCCTTTAGAAGTTACAtatcattttaa
- the LOC105796334 gene encoding EH domain-containing protein 1-like isoform X2, which produces MSSFAPNISTKGFSDLYQKTTGIDLWNSFFSSLLFCRTLEVTQRKTSTVFSSAMEIGIGRIGSCSKEHQKIYQEWFNFADSDNDGRITGNDAIKFFGMSNLPRPDLKQVWATADSKRQGFLGFKEFVFAMQLVSLAQEGHQISHDFLNDFENIRPPVMEGLDTLIMRKKQSSKSSSLESNDIFVLCDFNYRRLKEIVPSEVEAFRSYISF; this is translated from the exons aTGAGTTCCTTTGCCCCCAACATCTC GACAAAAGGGTTTTCCGATCTATACCAAAAGACCACAGGGATTGATCTATGGAATTCCTTTTTCAGCagt CTTCTCTTTTGTCGAACGCTTGAAGTAACTCAAAGAAAAACATCTACAGTTTTCTCTTCAGCAATGGAGATTGGGATCGGTCGGATCGGTTCCTGCTCTAAAGAACACCAGAAAATTTATCAAGAGTGGTTCAACTTTGCTGATTCAG ATAATGATGGACGCATTACTGGAAATGATGCAATCAAATTTTTTGGTATGTCAAATTTACCGAGACCAGATCTCAAGCAG GTGTGGGCAACTGCTGATTCTAAGAGACAGGGATTTCTTGGTTTCAAAGAATTTGTTTTTGCTATGCAG CTGGTTTCGCTGGCGCAAGAAGGTCATCAAATATCACATGATTTCCTGAATG ACTTTGAGAATATTAGACCTCCTGTAATGGAAGGCTTAGATACATTAATCATG AGAAAGAAACAATCTTCAAAGTCAAGTAGCCTTGAAAGCAATG ATATCTTTGTCCTCTGTGACTTCAATTATAGGCGGCTTAAAGAGATTGTACCTTCAGAAGTTGAAGCCTTTAGAAGTTACAtatcattttaa
- the LOC105796334 gene encoding EH domain-containing protein 1-like isoform X4 — translation MEIGIGRIGSCSKEHQKIYQEWFNFADSDNDGRITGNDAIKFFGMSNLPRPDLKQVWATADSKRQGFLGFKEFVFAMQLVSLAQEGHQISHDFLNVDFENIRPPVMEGLDTLIMRKKQSSKSSSLESNDIFVLCDFNYRRLKEIVPSEVEAFRSYISF, via the exons ATGGAGATTGGGATCGGTCGGATCGGTTCCTGCTCTAAAGAACACCAGAAAATTTATCAAGAGTGGTTCAACTTTGCTGATTCAG ATAATGATGGACGCATTACTGGAAATGATGCAATCAAATTTTTTGGTATGTCAAATTTACCGAGACCAGATCTCAAGCAG GTGTGGGCAACTGCTGATTCTAAGAGACAGGGATTTCTTGGTTTCAAAGAATTTGTTTTTGCTATGCAG CTGGTTTCGCTGGCGCAAGAAGGTCATCAAATATCACATGATTTCCTGAATG TAGACTTTGAGAATATTAGACCTCCTGTAATGGAAGGCTTAGATACATTAATCATG AGAAAGAAACAATCTTCAAAGTCAAGTAGCCTTGAAAGCAATG ATATCTTTGTCCTCTGTGACTTCAATTATAGGCGGCTTAAAGAGATTGTACCTTCAGAAGTTGAAGCCTTTAGAAGTTACAtatcattttaa
- the LOC105796334 gene encoding EH domain-containing protein 1-like isoform X3, whose protein sequence is MSSFAPNISTKGFSDLYQKTTGIDLWNSFFSSLLFCRTLEVTQRKTSTVFSSAMEIGIGRIGSCSKEHQKIYQEWFNFADSDNDGRITGNDAIKFFGMSNLPRPDLKQVWATADSKRQGFLGFKEFVFAMQLVSLAQEGHQISHDFLNVDFENIRPPVMEGLDTLIMRKKQSSKSSSLESNGMTFLL, encoded by the exons aTGAGTTCCTTTGCCCCCAACATCTC GACAAAAGGGTTTTCCGATCTATACCAAAAGACCACAGGGATTGATCTATGGAATTCCTTTTTCAGCagt CTTCTCTTTTGTCGAACGCTTGAAGTAACTCAAAGAAAAACATCTACAGTTTTCTCTTCAGCAATGGAGATTGGGATCGGTCGGATCGGTTCCTGCTCTAAAGAACACCAGAAAATTTATCAAGAGTGGTTCAACTTTGCTGATTCAG ATAATGATGGACGCATTACTGGAAATGATGCAATCAAATTTTTTGGTATGTCAAATTTACCGAGACCAGATCTCAAGCAG GTGTGGGCAACTGCTGATTCTAAGAGACAGGGATTTCTTGGTTTCAAAGAATTTGTTTTTGCTATGCAG CTGGTTTCGCTGGCGCAAGAAGGTCATCAAATATCACATGATTTCCTGAATG TAGACTTTGAGAATATTAGACCTCCTGTAATGGAAGGCTTAGATACATTAATCATG AGAAAGAAACAATCTTCAAAGTCAAGTAGCCTTGAAAGCAATGGTATGACTTTCTTGTTGTAA
- the LOC105796279 gene encoding uncharacterized protein LOC105796279: MELNNKKLPSLIERAWALHDRLNHEIDDSISFCRYCSDHGRYCDIGQTPFLERKRLIAIRDSLNQVENTLLHLQKLQSWQLKDRQLALSRLEQTRSCLIKQVTQYEGRPLDVVKELSACFGNDHENRTSIDRDVEESVKKNEGESSRRRISGFLICCIRVLFRPWKWQNAVGIAVNLILISASLSSTIKFYHSKQQPYSNSQRKTIVSATYSKEKAAEKLDSLLTISKMPLDVFCGRG, encoded by the exons ATGGAGTTGAATAACAAAAAACTGCCGAGTCTCATAGAGAGGGCATGGGCTTTGCACGACAGGTTGAACCATGAAATCGACGACAGTATCAGCTTCTGCAGGTATTGTTCAGACCATGGTCGCTATTGTGATATTGGGCAGACCCCATTTCTGGAAAGGAAGAGGTTGATTGCCATCAGAGATTCACTCAACCAAGTTGAGAACACGCTTTTGCATTTGCAG AAATTGCAGTCTTGGCAGCTGAAAGATAGGCAATTGGCCCTTAGTCGATTGGAGCAAACCAGATCATGTCTCATAAAACAAGTAACACAATATGAAGGAAGACCCCTGGATGTGGTGAAAGAGTTAAGTGCTTGCTTTGGCAATGATCATGAGAATAGAACCTCAATTGACAGGGATGTGGAGGAAAgtgttaagaaaaatgaaggtGAAAGCTCGAGGAGAAGGATATCTGGTTTCCTCATTTGCTGCATTAGAGTTTTATTCAGGCCCTGGAAGTGGCAGAATGCTGTTGGAATTGCAGTAAATTTAATTCTGATATCAGCCAGCCTTTCGTCTACCATCAAGTTTTATCACTCCAAGCAACAACCTTATAGTAATTCACAAAGAAAAACCATTGTTTCAGCTACgtattcaaaagaaaaagcagCAGAAAAATTAGATAGTTTGTTGACTATCTCAAAGATGCCTTTGGATGTGTTTTGTGGCAGGGGATGA
- the LOC105796286 gene encoding arabinogalactan protein 20, which yields MHTCFSLGIHLLLSSSFLSSLFFNFIFAFEALPFSTANCYALGFLQNSLLLKGKPTMTTISSSTFLGVAVIFGLVFASMSPYVEAQSASLAPSPTSDGTSIDQGIAYVLMVVALVLTYLIHPLDSSSYTFF from the exons ATGCACACTTGCTTCTCCCTTGGAATTCATCTACTGCTCAGCTCTTCCTTTCTTTCTAGCCTTTTCTTCAACTTCATATTCGCATTTGAAGCTCTTCCTTTCTCCACTGCTAATTGTTATGCACTGGGCTTTCTTCAGAATTCGTTGCTCCTAAAGGGAAAACCTACAATGACGACGATTTCTTCCAGTACATTCCTGGGTGTTGCGGTTATCTTTGGTCTTGTTTTTGCTAGTATGTCACCCTATGTTGAGGCACAGTCTGCGTCTCTAGCTCCTTCTCCCACTAGTGATG GAACTTCAATCGACCAAGGGATTGCTTACGTGCTGATGGTGGTGGCACTTGTGCTCACATACCTCATCCACCCTTTAGACTCATCTTCCTACACCTTCTTCTAA